Sequence from the Segatella copri genome:
GTGGTACGTCAGGCTCAGGAAGCAAATCTGACCAACGATATTACGCTTGCTACAAATGCCAGTCAGCTGGATATCATCCAGAACCAGCTGGGAGAGCGGGTTTCTGTGGTTACCGAACCGGAGAGGCGTGATACTTTCCCTGCTATCGCTTTAGCTGCAAGTTATCTGAAACTGAAGAAGAAATGTGAGGATGATGAGGTTGTGGTTATTATGCCTTGTGATCCTTATACCGAGTTGGAATATTTCCATACCATAGCCCGTATGGTGGAGTGTGTGGAGAAAAACGTCGCCGACCTCGTGCTGATGGGTATCAAACCTACTTATCCAAGTGCAAAATATGGTTATGTGGTTCCTTTTGCTGAAGGAGAGAAGTATCAGATAGTGAAGAGATTTACCGAGAAACCGGATGTGCCTACAGCAGAGAAACTCCTGGAGGAGGGTGCTTACTGGAATGGTGGTGTCTTCGCTTTCCGTTTGGGCTATATGATGCAGATTGTACGTAAGTATATGCAGAGTGAGAACTTTGAAGATACTCGTGCAAGATATAGCGAATTTCCAAAAATCTCTTTCGACTACGAGGTGGCGGAGAAGGCTGAATCGGTAGCGGTAGTACCGTTTAATGGTGAATGGAAGGACCTGGGTACCTGGAATACACTCACTGATGAGCTGCATCATGCCAGCATCGGTAATGCGGTGATGGGAAGTCATTGCGAGAATACGCATGTCATCAACGAACTCCAGTTGCCTCTGTATGTGGATGGCTTGAAGGATGCTGTTGTTGCAGCGAGTCCTGATGGCATCTTCGTCTGTGCAAAGAAATATTCCGAGGACATCAAGAAGGCGGTAGAACATCTTACTCCGCGTCCGATGTATGAGGAAAGAAGGTGGGGTACTTATCGGGTGATTGACGATTCTGAGTATGCTGACGGCAATCATTCGCTAACCAAGAGTATTACCTTGAAGCCAGGTAAGAATATCAGTTATCAGCTTCATCACCATCGTTCAGAGGTGTGGACATTCGTAGAAGGTGAGGGCATCTTTGTACTTGATGGTGAGGAGAAACATGTGAAGGCTGGTGATACCGTGGTGATTCCTCTGGAGCATTATCATGCCATCAAGGCGATTACACAGCTGACTTTCATCGAAGTTCAGAATGGTAATCCACTGGTTGAGGAGGATATTGAAAGATTCGATTATCAATGGAAAATGAAATAAAACACAAGTTTTTGTGATATAATGTCAGTATTTAAACGTGTCAAAGTGTCAGTATGGATGCTTTGGCACGTTTTTCGTATACTGGCGGGGTGACGGGTAGCAATACCTGTTGGCAAAATAAATGTATAACAATTAAAATATTATAGAATCATGAACATTAAACCATTAGCAGACAGAGTGCTGGTACTTCCTGCACCAGCTGAAGAAAAAGTAGGTGGAATTATTATCCCTGATACAGCAAAAGAGAAACCACAGCGTGGTAAGGTCGTTGCTACAGGTAAGGGTACGAAAGACGAAGAGATGATTCTCAAAGAAGGTGATACCGTACTCTATGGTAAGTACGCTGGCACAGAACTCGAATTCGATGGTACTAAATATATCATGATGCGTCAGAGCGATGTACTCGCTGTAGTAGAAGAGTAATTCTTAAAGGTAAAAAAAGTAAAAAGATAAAAAACTTTTTGCAGATATTTATTTAAACATTATTAGAAAGAATAGATTATGGCTAAAGATATTAAATATAATATGGATGCCCGCGACCTCTTGAAGAAGGGTGTTGATCAGTTGGCAAATGCAGTAAAGGTAACTCTCGGTCCTAAGGGCCGCAACGTGGTAATCGAAAAGAAGTTTGGTGCTCCTCAGATTACTAAAGATGGTGTTACCGTAGCTAAGGAAGTAGAGTTAGAGAATAAATTCGAAAATACTGGTGCTCAGCTTGTTAAGAGCGTTGCCAGCAAGACTGGTGATGATGCCGGTGATGGTACAACAACTGCTACTATCCTGACTCAGGCTATCGTAACAGAGG
This genomic interval carries:
- a CDS encoding co-chaperone GroES, which gives rise to MNIKPLADRVLVLPAPAEEKVGGIIIPDTAKEKPQRGKVVATGKGTKDEEMILKEGDTVLYGKYAGTELEFDGTKYIMMRQSDVLAVVEE
- a CDS encoding sugar phosphate nucleotidyltransferase; protein product: MQLILLSGGSGKRLWPLSNNARSKQFLPLLEKENGEMESMVQRVVRQAQEANLTNDITLATNASQLDIIQNQLGERVSVVTEPERRDTFPAIALAASYLKLKKKCEDDEVVVIMPCDPYTELEYFHTIARMVECVEKNVADLVLMGIKPTYPSAKYGYVVPFAEGEKYQIVKRFTEKPDVPTAEKLLEEGAYWNGGVFAFRLGYMMQIVRKYMQSENFEDTRARYSEFPKISFDYEVAEKAESVAVVPFNGEWKDLGTWNTLTDELHHASIGNAVMGSHCENTHVINELQLPLYVDGLKDAVVAASPDGIFVCAKKYSEDIKKAVEHLTPRPMYEERRWGTYRVIDDSEYADGNHSLTKSITLKPGKNISYQLHHHRSEVWTFVEGEGIFVLDGEEKHVKAGDTVVIPLEHYHAIKAITQLTFIEVQNGNPLVEEDIERFDYQWKMK